The genomic stretch ATATCTGCATTGGCAGCACGGGAAACTGTGGATGGAATCGATATCTTTTGAGAAGGGGCAGAAGGTGCAGGCTTAGCAGATTCTGCACTAATTGAGGAGGAGGAAATATCTTTGTTAGGTTGTTCTGAACGTCTTAATTGTGGGGACATTCTACCTGTGGTTACACCATCAGCAATAGAAGGAGAACTTGTGGGAGGGTTTTGGCGATAACTATATACATTCCCAGTGGGAGTATTGATTGCGACCTTATCAGTTCTCTCCCGAATTTTTGATTCAGAGGCTGTATCTTTTGGTTGAGAAATATTTGGAGATTTAGGTGCGATTGCTGCATTAGGAGTGGATGGATTTATCGTCTGTGGTGAAGTTGCAACTTTCAAATCACTTTCTACTTTGTTAGCTGATTTGTCTAACTTGTTATTTGAGCTAGCAACAGAAGGTGCGGCAGCCTGTTCAGGAGATGAAGCGTTAGGAGATGAAGCGACTTGGAAGGTGGGTTGTTCACCAAGGGGAGGATAAATTAAACGGATTGCACCAATACTAACTCCGACGATCGCGATCGCCCCTGCAATAACCTTAAGCCAGTTGAGATTGAGGCGGCGTACTTCTAGCACTACATTGGGCAAAATCACAAACTCATTGGCACAGAGTTCCAGACTTTCGTAAAGGTCAAATAATTGCAAAGTTGAAAGATGCAGTTTGGATAATTTCGGGATTTCAATGGCATGATCAAGGGTTTCAAAATCATCCTGAGCCAGCCAGCGATCGCAGTAACTAGTCACTGCTTCGATCAAATTGGCGATTTGCTGTTGATTGCCTTTAATTACTTTGCGGCTATTAGCCAATTGCAATTGAAATCGCATATTTTGCGCCACAATTTGGGACTGCCAGTCAGATAAAGGCGATCGCTCTGTCCAGACCTCTAATGAGCAGGTTGGTAATTCATAGCGACGGCTGAAGGTATTTGATTCTGACGATGAATAGCGCATATTTTTTATTTTTTAAATTTTGCCTCGCAAAATTTAAAATCTCTAAAATCTCATTGACTTCGTTCAAACAAGGCAACCCAAAGGCGACGAGAACCAATTTGGGAACTGTAAAAAAGCAGATCTATTAATAATTTTAACGCTAATTTTTGGATTGCGTCAGGTTTTGCTTGCTCCTCCTCTGCCATGCGTTCTTGGTAGAGCGTATTAAAGCGATCGAGATAGTCGCCGAGGATGGGTTCACGATAGGGGAGACGTTTGAGAGCAGTACATTTCTCTAACTGAGCAACCGCATTGCGAATGGCAAATTGTTGCTGGGCAGCGAGGGTGCAACTAATTAGGGTCATGGCTCTAGCTTCATCAACATCGAGTTTTTTGCGCCCTTTACCTTTTCGTAATGGACTCGCCTGCCGCAACCGCCAGAGCGTAATGCGATCGCTCAAAATTTCCTCTAAACCTAATTTCTCGGCAACCGCTAGCATTTCATCGGAACCAAGCCCCGTTAAGGACTCTAACGCCAACAATACTAAATCCAAATGCGCCTTGATTGCCTGCAACTGCGGCAAATCAGGATTATTATCAAAGGAAGTAGCAGAATTGGGAGTCATGAGTCTGAGCTAGATTTGATTTGCGGTAAGGGAGGTAATGGTAGAGGGCGATGCTTGCCATTGGCGCTGTCAACGGTCTTGCTGATGGACAAATCAATTGACTTCTCGATCGCCACTTTAGTTGCTTGTTTCAGCACACTAAGATCCTTTGCCTGATGGGAATTACTACTTGGTTTCGGATTCGGTTGCCCATTTGATTCCCCTCGCGAAGCACTTCTTGCTCTGCCTTGAGTTGCCCAAGCTTGCATGAAACTAATCTGTTCTCTGGCAGTACTAGCCAAGGGATAGGTTTCTTTAATTGCGCCGATAATATCTTCGGTACTCACATCCCTTTGTTCATGGAAAGCTCGATACATCCCTTCCACGATAGCCTGTTCGATTTCTGCCCCACTAAATTCCTTGGAAATTGCTGCCATCTTATCAACATCAAAGTTTCGCAATTCATTCGGGCGAAATCGATTCAAATGGAGTAGAAAAATTTCTTTGCGCTCTTCGTTCGTGGGCAAATTGATAAAGAACAATTCATCGAATCTCCCCTTACGTAGTAATTCTGGTGGTAAGGCATGGATATTATTGGCAGTGGCGACAACAAATACAGGACTAGACTTTTCCTGCATCCATGTTAAAAGTGTGCCTAGTACGCGCTGACTAGTTCCCGAATCCCCCATGCTACTGGAAATCCCCCCAAAAGCTTTATCGATTTCATCAATCCAGAGAATGCAAGGGGCAAGGGCTTCGGCTAGCTGAATTGTCTGACGGGTGCGGCTTTCAGACTGTCCGACTAAACTACCAAATAAGCGCCCCACATCCAATCGTAAAAGAGGTAAGCGCCAGAGATTAGCGATCGCCTTCGCGCAAAGACTTTTGCCTGTACCTTGAATTCCCAATAAGAGAACGCCCCTTGGGTTTGGTAAGCCATAGGCTCTGGCTTCATCGGAAAAGGCTAACTGACGCTGCATTAGCCAGAGCTTGAAATTATCTAAGCCGCCAATACTATCTAGGGTTTCATTGGGTGTAAAAAATTCTAAGAACTCCGTTTGGCGAATCCGTTTTTGCTTTTCGATCAGAACACGCTCAATATCCGATTCATTGAGGTAATGTTTCTGGACAATTGATTTAGAAAGGGTGTGACAGATGCGATCTCGAGTCATCCCCATACAGGCCTTCACTAGTTGTTCGAGGCTATTACCTGCCAAGCGCAACTGCTCTGCGGGAATCATCTGTTCGATAATATTGCGAATTTCTGAAGTTTCGGGTAATGGGAAATAGAGTACGGCAACTTGCTCTTCCAGCTCAGAAGGCATTTCTAGCAGAGGACTGAGTAAAATCAAAGTCTTACGTGAATTGCGAAAACTTCGATAGAGATTTCGCAGTTGCCGCACAAAAATCTCGTCAAGACGAGGTGAGGCTAAGCGCCGATGGAGATCGCGAAATACATAGATACTTGCCGTTTGGCGATCGCTATTTTCGACAATTTGCAAGGCTTGCAATAAATTATTTTTGCCTTCCTGATTATGCTCAAATCCCCGTACCAAATCGTAGTAGAGCATTTGACGGGCTGGACTGCATTCTTGGGCAACTTGGGCGATCGCCTTTTCCGCACGCTCTTCTTCCCATGTCACGACATAAATAATCGGACATTTGGCACGGATGAGTAAACTCAGTTCTTCTTGAAAATTAGGAGATTTCATTATTGCGGGCGGAATGTCTGGGATCTATCAAAAATACACTCAAAGCATCTTTTTGATCACTTTGATCAGTGAAATTGATCAATTTTGATCAATTAAATCAATTAAGTTTAGAAGAAATCGTCATTACTTGCCGATTGTTTATGGGGTGTTGGCAAGGATTTTAAATGACTGAGAAACTGTAATAACTCCTCATTGGTTAACTGTTGGCGAGATTTCTTATCAAAAGTTCGTACTAAATAATCACGTCCCTGCGTCTTTGTCCAGCTTAGACGATCCATCTCCACATCGATCTTAGAAATCGCATCGGACAGATCGATCGGTTCAGGCGCGATCGTGGGTGCGGATGCTTTGATCGGGGCAAACTGTGGCTCAGAATGATGTGACATTATGCCTAATTCCTCGCTGGACTTACTTGGCTGATCAACAGGCGGATAGTGCAAATTTTCTACAGGCGCATAGGTGTTGGCACTTTTATTGGTGCTATATTCACTGGTATAGTCGAGGGCAGGTTCTGACTGAATGGTATGTGTAGTATGATGTCCAGACCCTAACTCACCCAAGTTATTTAAGTTAGCCGATGGCAGTGAATTGACGGTTGATGGCTCGCGGGAAACCTGTGTCAAAATTGGCGATCGCCCTGCATATCCCCCATAGTTGTTGTCAAAGCCGTTATCAAAAGAAATGCCTGCGATCGTCAGGGCACGTTTGACTGCGCGATCTTCCGCTATTTCCAGATCGCTATCAACAGCCGTAGCTGTTCCCATGATCGCATCACCCTGAGCGACGATCGCTCTAAAGGCATGGAGACCATCAATTTTAGGTAGCATCTCAGTCTGGATGCGCCCCTGTGGATATTGAGAGCGAAACTGAGCAAACATAAGTAAGTACAAAATCAATTTTTAGTTGTGATAAATTTCAAGATCAAGCCTATCTTCGAGATCTTGGTATGCAGATGGTACTTTGCACTACTCCTATACACTTTAGCAAGCCCATCTTCGCAAGCTGTTTATGGAGATGGTTTTACAACAGCCCTGTGAGTCTGTTAGCTAGTGCTGAAAAAATAAGCAAAAGGTGGGGTATATCCGGGGATATTATTTTCATCGACTTCATCAATCTGATCGGGATCGAGATATTCATTGGCATAGCGTAAATAAACTTTTTCGCTAACAAATAGATCAAACAGATCAGGATCAATATGGTTATCTATCTTCATCTTACCGAGGATATGCAGGCATTCTGTCAAAGTTTTACCTTTTTTGTAGGGACGATCTTTGGCACTTAGAGCTTCAAAAATATCGGCAATTCCCATCATTCTGGCAGGTAGAGACATTTGCTCTCGGGTCAAGCCTTTGGGATAGCCTTTACCATCCATACGTTCGTGATGCCCGCCTGCATATTCTGGTACACGGCGGAGATTGCGCGGATAGGGCAATTGCTCCAGCATTTCGATGGTAACGACGATGTGATCATTAATAATTTTGCGTTCTTCCGCCGTCAGCGTTCCTCTAGAAATATTCAGATTGTAGACTTCATTATCAGTTAGGAAATTGGTTTCCACGCCTTGAGGATCGATCCAGCGATATTTAGCGATTTGCTGGAGCCGTTCCTTATGCTCAGCACTCATGAACTCACCACCGATATTACAGATACGCAGGAAATTCTGATCGCTGGAATATTGGGCAAGTTTTTGTTGTAGAGCATCTTCAAGATCTGGGATGACGCTGAGATTTCCAGATTCGATCGCTGCAATTTTTTGGTTGAGAAAACTAATCTCTGCATCCCGCTTCAGCACTTCAAAGCGCGTATTGACCAAATGAATGCGATCAAAAATGGTTTCTAGTTTTGTTGCTTTGTCGATCACATGTACAGGCGTAGTTACCTTACCGCAGTCGTGGAGCAGTCCTGCAATCTTGAGTTCATAGCGCTGATCTTCATCCAATTTAAAATCTTTGAAAATGCCATACTCCGCCTTGCAAGCTGCGTCGGCAATCATCATGGTCAAGGTCGGTACGCGGCGACAGTGAGCACCATTGTAGGGTGATTTTTTGTCGATCGCCTCAGACATGAGATTAATAAATGACTCAAATAGCTCACGAAACTGTCCGATCAGTTTGTTATTGGTCAAGGCGATCGCCGCTTGCGATGCCAAGGATTCGGCAATGCGCTGGGAGATTTGCGAGAACTCAATAATTTGATTGGTATGGGCATCTTTGGCATTAATTAACTGCAATACCCCAATCAGTTCATTTTCATGATTGAGCATTGGTAGTGTCAAAAATGACTGCGATCGATAGCCTGTTCTCGTATCAAAAGCTCTAGTCCCCGAAAAGTCAAAAGTTTCCGATGTGTAGGCATCAGGAATATTAATGGTTTGCTTGTATACAGCCGCACGGGCTGCCACCATTGTTTCATTCGCCTTTCCCTTGTCATCATAAAGTGGCAAGGGGGGGAAGGGGATGGGCTCATCTGGCTTAGAAACTAAAATCGTCCCTAATGAATCGTTCATCATGATTTCAAATTGAAGAAACCGTTTATCCTCAGTGGCAAGATAAAGCGTCCCTGCATCGGCATTTAAAATTGTTTTTGCTCCCCTCAAAATCATTTCTAATAACTTGGGCGTATTTTTTTCCGCCGACAGAGCAATACCAATTTCGTTTAATTTTTCAATTAGTGCAAATGATTCTGATTTGGTGTCGCCAATGTCCATAGTTTGCGTCCCTATTTGCCAACAGTGTCTTTTGTGAATTTCTTAGGAGGGAATCTATTCTTGAAGTTTTGTAAGATTGAATGGGTCAAGCAATATATTTTTAATAGTTTTCTGGTGATTTTTTGATGAAAAAAGTTGATTTTTGATCTAGAACTGTTGAAATCTTTGAGACTAAACCAGAAGCCATTCAAATAGTAAATAACTAGGATTGTATTAAATCTTGTATTACATCTATAGTATCGGTTTGATGAAAATATTGGCTAACTGTTTAGTTTAGTTTTACTTTTAACTGTTCAACAAATGACGATAATTGCTTGCCTTTAAATTTGGTGATCAATTTGATCAATATTGAAACTTAATTTTGCCTTACGACTTAGATTTTGGCTAGCCTTAATCCCTCAAAACTAGCGACCTCGAAACTGACCACTCGAGGTCGCTAGTTTTTATCTGTCTACTATTTTGGCAATCGTGAGCCTTGCCAATTACCAAAATTACTAGTGCTGTCCCCAGTTCCGTAGCTACCATAAAATTCTTTACAGCCTTCACCAAAAATCAGAATCCCCTTGCCCTGTTGTGGTGGTTGCTGATTGGGAGTCTCTTTCCAATCAAAATTAACAACATTGTTACTCAGCTTGCCTTTCAACTCACCAGAAATTTTGCCACGATCAAAGTTTGTGTATTCATATTTCCCTGAAACTAGATCCCCTTGATCTTCTTTCAAAGTGACTTTGCCGATGGGTGTTTGCCAATCGCCATTAATTTTCGATTTGCAGGTAAGGTTACTGTCTGGAGTTGATTCAGGGGCAGTGAGATACTGCAAGCCGAAGATGGTAACGATCGCAATTCCACCTAAACCTATTGCTAGTATTAACCATACAGGCGAAATTTGCCATTCTGAAGCTTGGGGGGATATTTGGGAAAGATATTTTAAAATCCCTGTTTTAGTAACTTGAAAATTACCAGTATCTCTGGCTACTGTTTCCGAGTCGCTAATCACAGGAGCAGTGGGTTCCTGTATAGAGTCTTCTTTTGCTGGAGAAGATGGGTTGATATCTTCTTCGGGTAGCAATGGTTGCGATCGCTTGCTTTTAAACCAAAGTTTTTGCATAGTTAGGCAAAATTTTGCTGCCGACAATGAACCTATTGATAAATATTGTCGCATGAGGATTCAGCTCTCGCCTATTAATTCGCTCAGCGATTGTGCTGATATCTCTGCAAGATATAGCTGTCGCCAGTCATGTTAGGACAAAATCAAACCCCAGAAGAGAGTTGCGGTGCTTTTACACCGCAACTCTCTTCTGGGGTTTATACCCAAGATAAAGGGCAGTGCAACGCACTGCCCTTTATCTTGGGTAGGAAGACACCCGCGCATTATGATGATTTCTGTAACTCTTCGGTAAAAGTTTTAGGTAAAACCATGTCTCAACCTTCGGAAACTGATGTCCAACAGATTTTCGATCGCATTGCGCCAGTTTACGATCGCTTCAATGATCTCCTTAGTTTAGGTCAACATCGCATCTGGAAAAAAATGGCATTGCGTTGGTGTGAGCCACAGCGAGGAGAAACATGGCTTGATCTCTGTTGTGGATCTGGAGATATGACCGCTCTGCTCGCTCAAAAAGTCGCACCGACGGGGCAAGTGATCGGTGTGGATTTTTCTAAAGAACTTTTAGCGATCGCGGCGGACAAAGCGCGTAATTATTTACCGAAAATTCAAAAAAGTCTGACATGGCAAGAGGGTAATGTGTTGAATTTGCCCTTTGCCGACAATAGCTTTGATGGGGCGACCTTGGCCTATGGGTTACGCAATGTGACTAATATCCCACAATGTCTATCGGAGTTACATCGAGTCTTAAAAACTGGAGCTAAGGCAGCAATTCTTGACTTTCATCGTCCTAGCGATCGCCTGATGCAAACTTTTCAAGACTTTTATCTGGATCGAGTAGTTGTGCCACTAGCTGATCGGTTCTCAATGACTGCCGAATATGCCTATATTGCGCCGAGTTTAGCGAGATTTCCAATTGGTTCTGAGCAGGTCAAACTCGCCAAATCCGCAGGTTTTTCTCTTGCTACCCACTATGCGATCGCCAATGGCATGATGGGAATATTAGTTTTGCAAAAGTAGAGTTGTGAGTCTACGCTCTGATGGCACAAACAGTTAGCAATCCCATAACCTTAGCTGAGTTTCTCCAACAACCAGAAACTAAGCCCGCTTGTGAATATATTGATGGTCAGATCTTACAGAAGCCAATGCCACAGGGAAAACACAGTATCTTGCAAGGTGAACTTGTACCTAAAATTAACGGCATCTTAAGAACAAAACAGATTGCTTGGGCTTTTCCTGAACTGCGTTGTACCTTTGGCGGGCGATCAACTGTACCAGATATCGCAATTTTTGAATGGGCGCGGATTCCTAGTGACGAATATGGTGAAGTGGCAAATATATTTGCGATCGCTCCAGATTGGGTAATTGAGATTTTATCGCCCGACCAAAGTCAAACCAGAGTTACCAAAAATATTTTGCATTGCTTGAAATATGCAACCCAAATGGGATGGTTAATTTATCCCAGAGAAAGAACTGTGTTTATATACCGCCCCAAGCAAGAGATTGAGGTATTTGACGATCCAGAATCGGTAATTCCTGTGCCATTATTTGCCAGCGAAATCCAGATCAAAGTTAAAGATTTGTTTAGTTGGTTACTAAAATAGATCATAGCTTCGCTATTTAGTGCTGAATTTATGATCGTAAAGGGTTTAGAACTACCAAGTTGGGAAAATATCAAACGGGAGTGGCGTGATGCGGATCCGTTATTGCTGTTATTCCCAATTTTATTGACAGTTTTAGGTGGTATTGCCATCTATAGTTCTGACTATAGTGCAAAGCGCACAGAATGGTGGCAGCATTGGGTAACGGGTGTGGTCGGCTTAACTGCGATGTTTGCGATCGCCCGTTTTCATTATGATCGCCTGTTGCGCTTGCATTGGGTTACCTATGCGATCACCAATATTTCTCTGATTTTAGTCCTAGCGATCGGGACAACGGCACTAGGTGCAGAGCGCTGGATTACCATTGGTGGGTTTAACATTCAGCCATCGGAATTCGCCAAAGTCGGGATCATTATTTCCCTCGCCGCCGTAATGCATGATCGACCGATCCAAAATCCCATTGATGCCTTTAAAGTGGCTTGGGTGACTTTGCCGCCTTGGATCTTGATTTTTTTACAACCGAACCTAGGTACGGCGCTAGTATTTGCGGCGATCACTATTGGAATGCTCTATTGGGCAGGGGCGAGTGGTGGCTGGCTAGCCTTGATCTTTTCGCCAATTGTTTCGGCGATCCTGTTTTCGATCTATTTACCTGCGTGGATTATCTGGGTAATTCTCATGGGTGTTGCCGCATGGATCTCTTTACCTTGGTTTCGAGTGGTTAGCACAGTCATTGCAGTAGTTGTCAATCTGGTCGCAGGTCAAGCAGGAATACTGCTCTGGAATGTTCTCCATGACTATCAAAAACGGCGACTTTTGCTCTTTATTGACCCGAACCAAGATCCTCTTGGAGCAGGCTATCACGTCATTCAATCACGCATTGCGATCGGTGCGGGTAAGCTTTGGGGGCAGGGTTGGCTTAAGGGTACGCAGACCCAATTAAACTTTATTCCTGAACAACATACCGATTTCATTTTTTCTGCGATCGGTGAGGAGTTTGGCTTTATCGGTTGCCTATGCGTCCTATTGCTGTTTGTAGGAATTTGCTGGCGGTTACTCGTAATTGCAGTGAATGCACGGGATAATTTCGGCTCACTATTGGCAA from Pseudanabaena sp. Chao 1811 encodes the following:
- a CDS encoding after-VIT domain-containing protein, whose product is MRYSSSESNTFSRRYELPTCSLEVWTERSPLSDWQSQIVAQNMRFQLQLANSRKVIKGNQQQIANLIEAVTSYCDRWLAQDDFETLDHAIEIPKLSKLHLSTLQLFDLYESLELCANEFVILPNVVLEVRRLNLNWLKVIAGAIAIVGVSIGAIRLIYPPLGEQPTFQVASSPNASSPEQAAAPSVASSNNKLDKSANKVESDLKVATSPQTINPSTPNAAIAPKSPNISQPKDTASESKIRERTDKVAINTPTGNVYSYRQNPPTSSPSIADGVTTGRMSPQLRRSEQPNKDISSSSISAESAKPAPSAPSQKISIPSTVSRAANADIGSTTNIKVLQLQSELPSDITTNLVRYVQEQRITLIETGTLILDLEISGDRISNISTDIKNSTLKDDRAIAELENILRQWRSPSSMTGKVNLILQIQP
- the rodA gene encoding rod shape-determining protein RodA, with protein sequence MIVKGLELPSWENIKREWRDADPLLLLFPILLTVLGGIAIYSSDYSAKRTEWWQHWVTGVVGLTAMFAIARFHYDRLLRLHWVTYAITNISLILVLAIGTTALGAERWITIGGFNIQPSEFAKVGIIISLAAVMHDRPIQNPIDAFKVAWVTLPPWILIFLQPNLGTALVFAAITIGMLYWAGASGGWLALIFSPIVSAILFSIYLPAWIIWVILMGVAAWISLPWFRVVSTVIAVVVNLVAGQAGILLWNVLHDYQKRRLLLFIDPNQDPLGAGYHVIQSRIAIGAGKLWGQGWLKGTQTQLNFIPEQHTDFIFSAIGEEFGFIGCLCVLLLFVGICWRLLVIAVNARDNFGSLLAIGVFSFVLFQTFVNIGMNINVAPVTGIPLPWLSYGRSALIANFMAIGLVESVAAHRRTIKF
- a CDS encoding AAA family ATPase, producing MKSPNFQEELSLLIRAKCPIIYVVTWEEERAEKAIAQVAQECSPARQMLYYDLVRGFEHNQEGKNNLLQALQIVENSDRQTASIYVFRDLHRRLASPRLDEIFVRQLRNLYRSFRNSRKTLILLSPLLEMPSELEEQVAVLYFPLPETSEIRNIIEQMIPAEQLRLAGNSLEQLVKACMGMTRDRICHTLSKSIVQKHYLNESDIERVLIEKQKRIRQTEFLEFFTPNETLDSIGGLDNFKLWLMQRQLAFSDEARAYGLPNPRGVLLLGIQGTGKSLCAKAIANLWRLPLLRLDVGRLFGSLVGQSESRTRQTIQLAEALAPCILWIDEIDKAFGGISSSMGDSGTSQRVLGTLLTWMQEKSSPVFVVATANNIHALPPELLRKGRFDELFFINLPTNEERKEIFLLHLNRFRPNELRNFDVDKMAAISKEFSGAEIEQAIVEGMYRAFHEQRDVSTEDIIGAIKETYPLASTAREQISFMQAWATQGRARSASRGESNGQPNPKPSSNSHQAKDLSVLKQATKVAIEKSIDLSISKTVDSANGKHRPLPLPPLPQIKSSSDS
- a CDS encoding Uma2 family endonuclease, translated to MAQTVSNPITLAEFLQQPETKPACEYIDGQILQKPMPQGKHSILQGELVPKINGILRTKQIAWAFPELRCTFGGRSTVPDIAIFEWARIPSDEYGEVANIFAIAPDWVIEILSPDQSQTRVTKNILHCLKYATQMGWLIYPRERTVFIYRPKQEIEVFDDPESVIPVPLFASEIQIKVKDLFSWLLK
- a CDS encoding DUF3038 domain-containing protein — encoded protein: MTPNSATSFDNNPDLPQLQAIKAHLDLVLLALESLTGLGSDEMLAVAEKLGLEEILSDRITLWRLRQASPLRKGKGRKKLDVDEARAMTLISCTLAAQQQFAIRNAVAQLEKCTALKRLPYREPILGDYLDRFNTLYQERMAEEEQAKPDAIQKLALKLLIDLLFYSSQIGSRRLWVALFERSQ
- a CDS encoding GAF and HD-GYP domain-containing protein, whose product is MDIGDTKSESFALIEKLNEIGIALSAEKNTPKLLEMILRGAKTILNADAGTLYLATEDKRFLQFEIMMNDSLGTILVSKPDEPIPFPPLPLYDDKGKANETMVAARAAVYKQTINIPDAYTSETFDFSGTRAFDTRTGYRSQSFLTLPMLNHENELIGVLQLINAKDAHTNQIIEFSQISQRIAESLASQAAIALTNNKLIGQFRELFESFINLMSEAIDKKSPYNGAHCRRVPTLTMMIADAACKAEYGIFKDFKLDEDQRYELKIAGLLHDCGKVTTPVHVIDKATKLETIFDRIHLVNTRFEVLKRDAEISFLNQKIAAIESGNLSVIPDLEDALQQKLAQYSSDQNFLRICNIGGEFMSAEHKERLQQIAKYRWIDPQGVETNFLTDNEVYNLNISRGTLTAEERKIINDHIVVTIEMLEQLPYPRNLRRVPEYAGGHHERMDGKGYPKGLTREQMSLPARMMGIADIFEALSAKDRPYKKGKTLTECLHILGKMKIDNHIDPDLFDLFVSEKVYLRYANEYLDPDQIDEVDENNIPGYTPPFAYFFSTS
- the ubiE gene encoding bifunctional demethylmenaquinone methyltransferase/2-methoxy-6-polyprenyl-1,4-benzoquinol methylase UbiE; its protein translation is MSQPSETDVQQIFDRIAPVYDRFNDLLSLGQHRIWKKMALRWCEPQRGETWLDLCCGSGDMTALLAQKVAPTGQVIGVDFSKELLAIAADKARNYLPKIQKSLTWQEGNVLNLPFADNSFDGATLAYGLRNVTNIPQCLSELHRVLKTGAKAAILDFHRPSDRLMQTFQDFYLDRVVVPLADRFSMTAEYAYIAPSLARFPIGSEQVKLAKSAGFSLATHYAIANGMMGILVLQK